Genomic window (Trueperaceae bacterium):
TTGGGGTTGGGTGGGTGGCGGCTTGCCCTACTGGCGCCTCTGCTTGTCGTCGGCCTCGCCTTCGTCGTGCTGTGGGTGAGCGGCGCCGCCGGCTTCGCCGTGCCCGCGGAGATCCAGGGCTACTCGACGCGTGGCTGGTTCTGGCTGGTGTTCCCGGTGGTGCTGCTCCTCAGCCTCGTAGTTACCACCCTGACCAATTCGTTGGGCGAGGAACTCGGCTGGCGAGGCTATCTGCTGCCACGCCTCGAAGCCACCGTGGGGCCGATCTGGGCGATGTTCATCACCGGACTGCTGCACGCACTCTGGCACCTGCCCTTCATGCTGCTGACCTCTCTCTATCATCCCGAAGGCAGCCGCCTGATCGTGCTGCCACTGTTCTTCGTCACGGTGACGGCAGCGGGTTTCCTCTTCGGCTACCTCCGCCTGACGACCAGGAGCGTATGGCCGGCCGCCCTGGCACACTCGGCCCACAATCTGCTCTGGGATCTCCTGCCCCTGTTCACACTGACTTCCTCGCCGCTGGTGATCGAGTACCTGGCGGGAGACAGTGGAGTTCTCGTGGCTATCGGCTATGGCGCTGTCGCCGTGTGGGCGATCCTTCGCTTCCGCGGTTCGGTTGGTCGCCAGGCATTCCGCGCCAGGTCCCTTTCCTGAGACCCGGCGAACCAGCGCTATACCTGTGACTGCTATGTATAGTGGTCCTATGCTTCCACTCGACCTACTCTGCTGGAGATCAGACGGATCGGCACGATCGACCGGCGTCCTGGGCCGCCAGGTTCCCGGACCTTCCCGGTGAACATCAACAAGGACCTCGTTGCCGCTTCATCGACGCCGCTCGTCCTCGCCATCCTTGCCGAGGAGGACAGCTACGGTTACGCGATCCTCAGCCGGGTTCGCGACCTCTCGGGCGGCGAGCTGGAGTGGACCGACGGGATGCTCTACCCGATCCTCCACCGGCTGGAACGCTTCGGCCTGATAACCTCCCGCTGGGAGAGGTCCGAATCTGGCCGGCGCCGGAAGTACTACCGCCTCACCGCGACCGGGCGCGGCCAGCTTCTCGACGAACAGCGCCAGTGGCTCACGGTCGATCAGACGCTCCGCCGGCTCTGGTCCACCCTTTCAGAGTCCACGGACGGCGCCGGGCTTTCTCCGCTTCCTGATGCGAGCTGAACCGAAGGCCCAGGAAGCAAGTGTCGGAGCGCCCCCTGACTCCATCGAGGGGCAGATCGAGGCCTGGCGTGCCTACCTGAGCAAGGGCGGAGCGGTCAGCAGCCCGGACGCCGAGGAACTCGAGGACCACCTCCGCGAGCAGATCGAGCGCTTGCGATCGAAGGGGCTGTCGCCAGACGAGGCCTTCCTGGTGGCCGTCAAACGGATCGGGGCGATAGACGCCATCACCAGGGAGTACGCTCGTGAACACTCCGAGCGTCTCTGGAAGCAACTGGTCCTCTCGGGCAACGGAAGCAACCGAAGCGGCAGTTCCGCATCAGAGGAGTCTCGAAGCACCTGGGTGGCGCTCACTCTCGCGTTCGCGGCCGCGGCGGCGATGAAGGCGCCCGCGCTGTTCGGCATCGAATTCAGTATGGACGAGGCCTTCTACCCTCTGAATGCTACCTTCCTCGTCTTCCCCTTCGTCGCCGCCTACTTCGCCTGGGAACGGGGGCTACCCAGGTTGCGCAGCATAGAACTGGCGGGCGCGCTGGTGGCGGCCGCGCTCCTCGTCAACGCCTTTCCCTTCTCCGATGCCCCGGGCGCACAGACCAGGTTCCTCACCGTCATCCACCTGCCGATCGCCCTCTGGCTCTTCGTCGGCGTTGCGTACGTCGGTGGAGGTTGGAGCTCCAGCGGCCGGCGGATGGACTTCATCCGCTTCACAGGCGAACTGTTCATCTACTTCGTGCTGATCGCCTTGGGCGGAGGCGTGCTGATCGCTCTGGTCATCGGCCTCTTCCAGGCGATCGGGGTAGAGGCCGAGCCGTTCGTCGAGTCGTGGCTCGCACCCTGCGGCGCAGCCGGAGCCGCCGTGATCGCGTCCTGGCTGGTGGAGGCTAAGCAGAGCGTGATCGAGAACATCGCCCCGGTTCTGGCTCGGATCTTCGCCCCACTCTTCACCCTGATGCTCCTCGCCTTCATCGCCACTATGGCGTGGACCGGGCAGGGTATCGACGTGGGGCGGGAGATCCTCATCGCCTTCGACCTCCTGCTCGTGGTCGTGTTCGGCCTCCTCCTCTACTCGGTCTCGGCCAGGGACCCTTTGGCGTCCCCCGGGTTGCTCGACTGGATCCATCTGACACTCGTGGTGTCCGCGTTGCTGCTCGACGCCCTCGCGTTGTGGGCCATCGGAGCCCGCATCTCCGACTTCGGTTTCACAGCCAACCGGGTCGCGGCGCTAGGTCTGAACCTGGTCCTGCTGGTCAACCTCGCCCGCTCGGCACTCGTCTACGTCGGCTTCCTCAGGGGAACGGTCGCCTTCTCTCAGCTGTGGGAGTGGCAGACCTCCTACCTTCAGGTCTTCGTCATCTGGGCCGCGATAGTCGCCTTCGCATTCCCGGTGCTGTTCCGGTTCTCTTGAGCGCCCTCGTACTCTTCACACGGCCCGTCTACAGGAGCGGCAAGGAGCCCCGCCTGACGGTCCGGCGCGGCCCCGGAGCCTTGGACTGCCGATGACCGCCAAGGTCGACGTACTGGTAGTGGGCGCCGGCCTGGCTGGCTTGGAGTGCGCGCGGCGGCTGGCCGAGCGCGGAGCGAAGGTCCTCCTCGTCGACCGCAAGCCGGCGGTCGACCATGCCGTCCACACCACCGGGATCTTCGTTCGCAGGACGTTGGAGAGCTTCGCCTTACCGGACGATTGCCTGGGCCCGCCGGTACGGCGGGTGGTGCTCTACTCCCCGGCAGGGCGCCGACTTCCCCTCGAGAGCCGCCACGACGAGTTCCGGGTTGGCCATATGAAGCGACTCTACTGTCGTTCTCTGGAGGCCTGCCTCCACAGCGGTGTGGAGTGGTGGCCGGCAACGACCTTCTCGGCGCTCGATGCCCGGGAGTCGGGCTCCGTCGCGTCCCTGGAGCGAGACGGGCGGACCGTCAGCGTCGCCGCTCGCTTCATCGTCGGTGCCGACGGAGCCACATCGCGCGTGGCCGCGGCCCTGGGCCTCGAGCAGAACAGCAGCTGGATCGTCGGCGTCGAGGAGGTGTTCAACGGAATCGAGACCGGTTCGCCTCCGGCGTTCCACGTCTGGCTCGATCCGGTACTGGCGCCTGGCTACATCGCTTGGGTCGTCGACGACGGCGAGGAGATGCACGTGGGCGTTGGAGGCTATGCCGCCCGTTTTCGGCCGGCTGAGGCGCTCCGCAGCTTCCGCTCCCGGGTCGCACCACTCTTCGGGCTGGAGGGCGTTGCTGCCAGCGAACGGCGGGGCGGCCGCATCCCGGTAGGCGGCATCTTGCGTCGCATCGTCTGCCCGGAGGGCCTGCTCGTGGGGGACGCCGCCGGTGCCGTGTCACCCCTTACCGCCGGAGGCCTCGACCCGTGCCTCCGGCAATCGGCCCTGGCGGCATCGGTGACGACCGCCTTCCTCGACACCGGTGATGAGGCGGCATTGGCGCCCTACGCCGGCGCGCCTTTGCGCGACCGGTTCCGCTCACGACTGCTCCTGCGGCAGGCGCTGGCCGCCGTCCGCTCACCCGCCATGGCCGAGCTCGCCTGCGCGACCCTGCGCCTGCCGCCCTTCCGGGCCCTCGCGCACAAGGTGTTCTTCGGGCGCGGCTCGTTCCCCGATCCACCTCGAGCAACGCCCTGGGGTCCGCAGCAGTAAGGCAATCGATACCCGGCTCGCGTCGGCAGCGAAGCGCGCCGGGCGGCAGCAACGAGGCTACTGTCGCCGAACCGTTCCTGCGGGTGTTACGTTCGTTCCGTGGGCGAGTATGCTTGCTCGGCTGACGGCTGACGGTTCAGGAGGAGCGCGGTTCGCGCCTCTTCAGGAGGAGAAGTTGCTCATCTTCGGAGTGATGTTGGGCGGCGCGCTCGGCGCCCTGGCCCGGTACACCGCCTCGATCCTGGCGGTTCATCTGGTCCCCGGATCCCCCGT
Coding sequences:
- a CDS encoding type II CAAX endopeptidase family protein, whose product is MFPHLSDPAKAVAFYVISLLLGLSVALTPGASTFVYMFTPLVAVLIMMLVVTREGYSRAGWASLGLHRLGLGGWRLALLAPLLVVGLAFVVLWVSGAAGFAVPAEIQGYSTRGWFWLVFPVVLLLSLVVTTLTNSLGEELGWRGYLLPRLEATVGPIWAMFITGLLHALWHLPFMLLTSLYHPEGSRLIVLPLFFVTVTAAGFLFGYLRLTTRSVWPAALAHSAHNLLWDLLPLFTLTSSPLVIEYLAGDSGVLVAIGYGAVAVWAILRFRGSVGRQAFRARSLS
- a CDS encoding helix-turn-helix transcriptional regulator, with the protein product MNINKDLVAASSTPLVLAILAEEDSYGYAILSRVRDLSGGELEWTDGMLYPILHRLERFGLITSRWERSESGRRRKYYRLTATGRGQLLDEQRQWLTVDQTLRRLWSTLSESTDGAGLSPLPDAS
- a CDS encoding permease prefix domain 1-containing protein; this encodes MRAEPKAQEASVGAPPDSIEGQIEAWRAYLSKGGAVSSPDAEELEDHLREQIERLRSKGLSPDEAFLVAVKRIGAIDAITREYAREHSERLWKQLVLSGNGSNRSGSSASEESRSTWVALTLAFAAAAAMKAPALFGIEFSMDEAFYPLNATFLVFPFVAAYFAWERGLPRLRSIELAGALVAAALLVNAFPFSDAPGAQTRFLTVIHLPIALWLFVGVAYVGGGWSSSGRRMDFIRFTGELFIYFVLIALGGGVLIALVIGLFQAIGVEAEPFVESWLAPCGAAGAAVIASWLVEAKQSVIENIAPVLARIFAPLFTLMLLAFIATMAWTGQGIDVGREILIAFDLLLVVVFGLLLYSVSARDPLASPGLLDWIHLTLVVSALLLDALALWAIGARISDFGFTANRVAALGLNLVLLVNLARSALVYVGFLRGTVAFSQLWEWQTSYLQVFVIWAAIVAFAFPVLFRFS
- a CDS encoding NAD(P)/FAD-dependent oxidoreductase, which translates into the protein MTAKVDVLVVGAGLAGLECARRLAERGAKVLLVDRKPAVDHAVHTTGIFVRRTLESFALPDDCLGPPVRRVVLYSPAGRRLPLESRHDEFRVGHMKRLYCRSLEACLHSGVEWWPATTFSALDARESGSVASLERDGRTVSVAARFIVGADGATSRVAAALGLEQNSSWIVGVEEVFNGIETGSPPAFHVWLDPVLAPGYIAWVVDDGEEMHVGVGGYAARFRPAEALRSFRSRVAPLFGLEGVAASERRGGRIPVGGILRRIVCPEGLLVGDAAGAVSPLTAGGLDPCLRQSALAASVTTAFLDTGDEAALAPYAGAPLRDRFRSRLLLRQALAAVRSPAMAELACATLRLPPFRALAHKVFFGRGSFPDPPRATPWGPQQ